Proteins from a genomic interval of Chitinophagales bacterium:
- a CDS encoding AMP-binding protein — MNPTLSIMLQNVAAQSSPDKTALVCQEEAISYRKLQEAWQHWKNTLCAAGLQAQKRVGILANSKKNALFAIGGVILAENVYVPLDKNAPIERNLHIIEDNQLHALLLDKTIEPSYLPHLQQYDCVELEEFYLLQRPQNPILQQPIPDDLAYILNTSGSTGKPKGVMITHDNALSFVDWADETFGFSENDVFASIAPFHFDLSIFDVYVALKNKATLALFEPEETQNPRLLAALLEKYKGSILYATPTLLSALVNYGKLQRYDHSALRCVFFAGEVFPIPPLRKLKTQWEQARFFNLYGPTETNVCTWFEIPSIAADRLQPFPIGKDCSHIQTKIMNNEAEGELLVSGRAVTPGYWQQMAKSQAVLEKDENDTQWYKTGDIVKRNEAGDYVFLGRRDRMVKRRGYRIELDEIEKCIGQNVDLEQVAVVAHEAEQHQIVIICYYKLKQNHSPQKAVSSNELREYSLSVLPIYMLPDKFEALENIPTTSTQKVNYQALLAQVQK; from the coding sequence ATGAACCCTACTTTATCCATCATGCTTCAAAATGTAGCAGCCCAATCCAGTCCTGACAAAACTGCATTGGTTTGTCAAGAAGAAGCCATCAGTTACCGAAAACTTCAAGAAGCATGGCAGCATTGGAAAAATACTTTATGCGCTGCTGGCTTACAAGCCCAAAAGCGAGTTGGTATTTTGGCAAATTCCAAAAAAAATGCTCTGTTCGCCATAGGAGGCGTAATTTTGGCTGAAAACGTCTATGTTCCATTGGATAAAAACGCCCCAATTGAGCGAAACCTACACATCATCGAAGACAATCAACTTCACGCGCTGCTGCTCGACAAGACAATAGAGCCATCATATCTACCTCATTTGCAGCAATACGATTGTGTAGAATTGGAAGAATTTTACCTACTCCAAAGACCACAAAACCCAATATTGCAGCAACCAATTCCCGACGATTTAGCGTATATTCTCAACACCTCAGGCTCTACAGGCAAACCCAAAGGAGTGATGATTACACACGACAATGCGCTGAGTTTTGTGGATTGGGCAGACGAAACCTTTGGTTTTTCCGAAAACGATGTATTTGCTTCAATCGCCCCTTTCCATTTCGATCTATCCATTTTTGATGTCTATGTGGCATTGAAGAACAAGGCAACTTTGGCGTTGTTTGAACCCGAAGAAACCCAAAACCCTCGACTGTTGGCAGCTTTGTTGGAAAAATACAAAGGTTCTATCCTGTATGCCACCCCAACACTTTTGAGTGCTTTGGTAAACTATGGCAAACTTCAACGCTATGACCACAGTGCTTTACGATGTGTGTTTTTTGCAGGAGAAGTATTTCCCATTCCGCCTTTGCGAAAACTAAAAACTCAGTGGGAACAAGCCCGTTTTTTCAATCTTTATGGCCCTACTGAAACCAATGTATGTACATGGTTTGAAATCCCTTCAATAGCAGCCGACAGGCTACAACCCTTTCCGATAGGCAAAGATTGTAGCCACATACAAACGAAAATCATGAACAATGAAGCAGAAGGAGAGTTGTTGGTAAGTGGCAGAGCAGTTACCCCTGGCTATTGGCAGCAGATGGCAAAAAGTCAAGCAGTATTGGAGAAAGATGAAAACGACACTCAATGGTACAAAACAGGTGATATTGTGAAGCGCAACGAAGCAGGAGATTATGTGTTTTTGGGGCGTAGAGATAGAATGGTGAAGCGCAGAGGCTACCGCATAGAACTGGACGAAATAGAAAAATGTATAGGGCAAAATGTTGATTTAGAACAAGTAGCCGTAGTAGCGCATGAGGCAGAACAACATCAAATAGTGATTATTTGCTACTACAAATTGAAGCAAAATCACTCACCACAAAAGGCAGTTTCCTCCAATGAATTGCGGGAATACAGCCTGAGCGTACTACCAATTTATATGTTACCCGACAAATTTGAAGCCCTTGAAAATATACCCACTACTTCAACTCAAAAAGTGAATTACCAAGCCTTGTTAGCGCAAGTTCAAAAATAA
- a CDS encoding phosphopantetheine-binding protein yields the protein MSTDKQAIINQIRAYILEEHFSDAAEDLKNDMPLISSGIIDSISVLQLVDFLEETFGIEFEPHEVDHSNMNSIDLMVAFVQSKIG from the coding sequence ATGAGTACAGACAAACAAGCCATTATTAACCAAATCAGAGCGTACATCCTCGAAGAACATTTTTCGGATGCTGCGGAAGATTTGAAGAATGACATGCCACTTATTTCGTCAGGCATTATAGATTCTATATCTGTGCTGCAATTGGTGGACTTTTTGGAAGAAACCTTTGGAATAGAGTTTGAACCCCATGAGGTAGATCACAGCAATATGAACAGCATTGACCTCATGGTTGCGTTTGTTCAATCCAAAATAGGATAA